Proteins encoded within one genomic window of Eleutherodactylus coqui strain aEleCoq1 chromosome 1, aEleCoq1.hap1, whole genome shotgun sequence:
- the CLTC gene encoding clathrin heavy chain 1 isoform X3, which produces MAQILPIRFQEHLQLQNLGINPANIGFSTLTMESDKFICIREKVGEQAQVVIIDMNDPNNPIRRPISADNAIMNPASKVIALKAGKTLQIFNIEMKSKMKAHTMTDDVTFWKWISLNTVALVTDNAVYHWSMEGESQPVKMFDRHSSLAGCQIINYRTDAKQKWLLLTGISAQQNRVVGAMQLYSVDRKVSQPIEGHAASFAQFKMEGNAEESTLFCFAVRGQAGGKLHIIEVGTPPTGNQPFPKKAVDVFFPPEAQNDFPVAMQISGKHDVVFLITKYGYIHLYDLETGTCIYMNRISGETIFVTAPHEATAGIIGVNRKGQVLSVCVEEENIIPYITNVLQNPDLALRMAVRNNLAGAEELFARKFNTLFAQGNYSEAAKVAANAPKGILRTPETIRRFQSVPAQPGQTSPLLQYFGILLDQGQLNKYESLELCRPVLQQGRKQLLEKWLKEDKLECSEELGDLVKSVDPTLALSVYLRANVPNKVIQCFAETGQVQKIVLYAKKVGYTPDWIFLLRNVMRINPDQGQQFAQMLVQDEEPLADITQIVDVFMEYNLIQQCTAFLLDALKNNRPSEGPLQTRLLEMNLMHAPQVADAILGNQMFTHYDRAHIAQLCEKAGLLQRALEHFTDLYDIKRAVVHTHLLNPEWLVNYFGSLSVEDSLECLRAMLSANIRQNLQICVQVASKYHEQLSTQSLIELFESFKSFEGLFYFLGSIVNFSQDPDVHFKYIQAACKTGQIKEVERICRESNCYDPERVKNFLKEAKLTDQLPLIIVCDRFDFVHDLVLYLYRNNLQKYIEIYVQKVNPSRLPVVIGGLLDVDCSEDVIKNLILVVRGQFSTDELVAEVEKRNRLKLLLPWLESRIHEGCEEPATHNALAKIYIDSNNNPERFLRENPYYDSRVVGKYCEKRDPHLACVAYERGQCDLELINVCNENSLFKSLSRYLVRRKDPELWASVLLESNPYRRPLIDQVVQTALSETQDPEEVSVTVKAFMTADLPNELIELLEKIVLDNSVFSEHRNLQNLLILTAIKADRTRVMEYINRLDNYDAPDIANIAISNELYEEAFAIFRKFDVNTSAIQVLIEHIGNLDRAYEFAERCNEPAVWSQLAKAQLQKGMVKEAIDSYIKADDPSSYMEVVQAANASGNWEELVKYLQMARKKARESYVETELIFALAKTNRLTELEEFINGPNNAHIQQVGDRCYDEKMYDAAKLLYNNVSNFGRLASTLVHLGEYQAAVDGARKANSTRTWKEVCFACVDGKEFRLAQMCGLHIVVHADELEELINYYQDRGYFEELITMLEAALGLERAHMGMFTELAILYSKFKPQKMREHLELFWSRVNIPKVLRAAEQAHLWAELVFLYDKYEEYDNAIITMMSHPTDAWKEGQFKDIITKVANVELYYRAIQFYLEFKPLLLNDLLMVLSPRLDHTRAVNYFSKAKQLPLVKPYLRSVQNHNNKSVNEALNNLFITEEDYQALRTSIDAYDNFDNISLAQRLEKHELIEFRRIAAYLFKGNNRWKQSVELCKKDRLYKDAMQYASESKDTELAEELLQWFLLEEKKECFAACLFTCYDLLRPDVVLETAWRHNIMDFAMPYFIQVMREYLSKVDKLDASESLRKEEEQATETQPIVYGQPQLMLTAGPSVAVPPQAAFGYGYTAPAYGQPQPGFGYSM; this is translated from the exons CTGGGAAAACCCTCCAAATCTTTAACATTGAAATGAAAAGTAAAATGAAGGCTCACAccatgacagatgatgtcaccttTTGGAAGTGGATCTCTCTAAACACTGTTGCTCTAGTAACTGACAATGCTGTGTATCATTGGAGCATGGAGGGTGAATCGCAGCCAGTAAAGATGTTTGATAGGCACTCCAGCCTGGCAGGATGCCAGATCATTAACTATCGAACAGATGCAAAACAGAAGTGGCTGCTTCTAACCGGAATATCTGCCCAG caaAACCGTGTTGTTGGAGCAATGCAGCTCTACTCTGTGGACAGAAAGGTGTCTCAACCCATTGAGGGCCATGCTGCCAGCTTTGCCCAATTTAAAATGGAAGGGAATGCTGAAGAGTCGACATTATTCTGCTTTGCAGTGAGAGGCCAGGCCGGTGGAAAG TTGCATATCATAGAAGTTGGAACCCCACCCACTGGTAACCAGCCTTTCCCAAAGAAGGCAGTTGATGTTTTCTTTCCACCAGAAGCCCAGAATGATTTTCCTGTAGCAATGCAG ATTAGTGGAAAACATGATGTTGTCTTCTTAATCACGAAGTATGGCTACATTCACCTTTATGACCTTGAGACTGGCACCTGCATTTATATGAACAGGATTAGTGGCGAGACCATATTTGTCACTGCACCACATGAAGCCACTGCTGGAATTATTGGAGTGAACAGAAAGGGCCAG gttctgtctgtctgtgtagaaGAAGAAAATATTATACCATACATCACAAATGTCCTGCAGAACCCTGATCTAGCCCTGCGCATGGCTGTCCGCAACAATCTTGCTGGAGCAGAGGAACTATTTGCTCGGAAGTTTAATACTCTCTTTGCCCAGGGGAATTATTCAGAGGCAGCAAAGGTGGCTGCTAATGCACCAAAG ggtaTTCTTCGTACACCAGAAACAATAAGACGCTTTCAAAGTGTTCCTGCCCAGCCAGGTCAGACCTCTCCACTGCTTCAGTATTTCGGCATTCTCTTGGACCAGGGTCAGCTGAATAAGTATGAATCTCTGGAGTTATGTAGGCCTGTATTGCAGCAGGGTCGCAAGCAACTTCTCGAGAAGTGGCTTAAAGAAGACAAG CTGGAGTGTTCAGAGGAGCTGGGAGATCTTGTGAAGTCTGTGGACCCTACATTGGCTTTGAGTGTCTACTTGAGGGCTAATGTTCCTAACAAAGTTATTCAGTGTTTCGCAGAAACAGGCCAAGTTCAGAAGATTGTCCTGTATGCCAAGAAG GTTGGATACACCCCTGACTGGATTTTCCTGCTGAGAAATGTCATGAGAATTAACCCAGATCAAGGCCAGCAGTTTGCTCAAATGTTGGTTCAGGATGAGGAGCCACTTGCTGATATCACACAG ATTGTGGATGTGTTTATGGAATACAACCTTATCCAGCAGTGCACTGCTTTTCTACTGGATGCTTTGAAGAACAACCGGCCCAGCGAGGGTCCCTTGCAAACACGCTTGCTTGAGATGAACTTAATGCATGCTCCTCAG GTGGCAGATGCCATCTTGGGCAACCAGATGTTCACACACTACGATCGTGCTCACATTGCCCAGCTTTGTGAGAAAGCTGGCCTGCTACAAAGAGCTCTAGAACACTTCACAGATCTGTATGACATCAAGCGAGCAGTTGTCCACACTCATCTTCTCAATCCAGAG TGGCTTGTTAATTATTTTGGCTCTTTGTCCGTTGAAGACTCTCTTGAATGCTTGCGTGCAATGCTTTCTGCAAACATCCGGCAAAACTTACAAATATGTGTACAAGTAGCCTCCAAATACCATGAGCAGCTTTCTACCCAGTCTCTGATTGAACTTTTTGAATCGTTTAAGAGTTTTGAAG GGCTGTTTTATTTCCTGGGCTCAATTGTTAACTTCAGCCAAGATCCTGATGTTCACTTTAAGTACATTCAGGCAGCTTGCAAAACTGGTCAGATAAAGGAAGTTGAAAGAATTTGTAGAGAAAGTAACTGTTATGATCCAGAGCGTGTGAAAAACTTCCTTAAG GAAGCTAAACTTACAGACCAGCTGCCTCTCATAATTGTATGTGACCGCTTTGACTTTGTCCATGATCTTGTCCTGTATCTGTACAGAAATAATCTACAGAAGTATATTGAGATTTATGTACAGAAA gTTAACCCTAGTCGATTGCCTGTGGTAATTGGTGGCTTGCTTGATGTAGACTGTTCGGAGGATGTGATCAAGAATCTGATCCTAGTGGTGAGGGGACAATTCTCCACTGATGAGCTTGTTGCTGAAGTTGAAAAAAGGAATCG gtTGAAGTTGCTTCTGCCATGGTTGGAGTCAAGGATCCACGAGGGCTGTGAGGAACCAGCCACACACAATGCTTTGGCAAAGATTTACATAGATAGTAATAACAACCCAGAAAGGTTCCTTCGTGAAAACCCATATTATGACAGCCGTGTTGTTGGAAAATATTGTGAAAAGAGAGATCCCCATCTGGCGTGTGTGGCTTACGAGAGAGGACAGTGTGACTTGGAGCTTATCAAC GTTTGCAATGAAAactcacttttcaaaagcttgtCAAGATATCTGGTACGCCGTAAAGACCCCGAATTGTGGGCCAGTGTATTGTTAGAAAGCAATCCATACAGAAGGCCACTAATTGATCAG gttgtaCAAACTGCATTGTCAGAAACCCAAGATCCAGAGGAGGTATCTGTTACTGTAAAAGCTTTCATGACAGCAGACCTCCCCAATGAACTCATTGAGCTATTGGAGAAGATTGTTTTGGATAATTCAGTTTTCAGTGAACACAG GAATCTACAGAATTTGCTGATCCTGACTGCTATTAAGGCTGATCGTACCAGGGTTATGGAATATATTAATCGTCTGGATAATTATGATGCTCCAGATATTGCAAATATTGCCATCAGTAATGAACTGTATGAGGAAGCCTTTGCAATTTTCAGGAAATTTGATGTTAATACTTCTGCCATACAG GTTTTGATCGAGCACATTGGAAACTTGGATCGTGCCTATGAATTTGCTGAGCGCTGCAATGAGCCAGCCGTTTGGAGCCAATTGGCAAAAGCTCAGCTGCAGAAAGGAATGGTCAAAGAGGCAATTGACTCCTACATTAAAGCAGATGATCCTTCTAGTTACATGGAAGTTGTACAGGCGGCCAATGCTAGTG GGAATTGGGAAGAACTTGTTAAATACTTGCAGATGGCCCGAAAGAAGGCACGGGAATCCTATGTAGAAACAGAGCTCATCTTTGCTCTGGCAAAGACCAACCGTCTTACAGAACTTGAAGAATTTATAAATGGACCAAACAATGCTCATATTCAACAA GTTGGTGATCGATGCTATGATGAGAAAATGTATGATGCTGCTAAGCTGCTCTACAATAATGTTTCAAATTTTGGCCGTTTGGCATCCACTTTGGTTCATTTGGGAGAATATCAAGCTGCTGTGGATGGGGCACGAAAGGCAAACAGCACTCGCACTTGGAAAGAG GTTTGCTTTGCTTGTGTTGATGGTAAAGAGTTCCGCCTTGCCCAAATGTGTGGCCTTCACATTGTGGTACATGCTGATGAACTGGAGGAGCTGATAAACTATTATCAG GATCGTGGTTATTTTGAAGAACTTATTACCATGCTTGAAGCTGCTCTGGGACTAGAGAGGGCACACATGGGCATGTTCACGGAGCTTGCCATTCTGTACTCCAAGTTCAAGCCACAAAAAATGAGGGAACACTTGGAGCTCTTCTGGTCTAGAGTCAACATTCCTAAG GTTCTCAGAGCAGCCGAACAAGCTCACCTTTGGGCAGAGTTGGTTTTCCTTTATGACAAATATGAAGAGTATGATAATGCCATTATTACAATGATGAGCCACCCAACAGATGCTTGGAAGGAAGGACAATTTAAAGATATTATCACTAAG gTGGCCAATGTGGAGCTGTATTACAGAGCAATACAGTTCTATTTAGAATTTAAGCCACTATTGCTAAATGATCTCCTGATGGTATTGTCTCCAAGACTGGACCACACTCGTGCTGTCAACTACTTCAGCAAG GCGAAGCAGCTTCCTCTTGTAAAACCATACCTCCGCTCAGTGCAGAATCATAACAATAAATCCGTTAATGAGGCTCTTAACAACCTTTTCATAACAGAAGAGGACTACCAG GCACTTCGTACATCTATAGATGCATATGACAACTTTGACAACATATCCCTCGCTCAACGTTTGGAAAAGCATGAGCTTATTGAATTTAGAAGGATTGCTGCATACCTTTTCAAGGGTAACAACCGCTGGAAACAGAGTGTAGAGCTGTGCAAGAAAGACCGGCTCTATAAG GATGCCATGCAGTATGCCTCTGAATCCAAAGACACAGAACTGGCAGAAGAACTTTTGCAATGGTTTTTGCTGGAAGAGAAGAAAGAGTGCTTTGCAGCTTGTCTCTTCACTTGCTATGACCTGCTGCGGCCAGATGTCGTCCTGGAAACTGCATGGAGGCACAATATTATGGACTTTGCCATGCCCTATTTCATTCAGGTCATGAGGGAATACTTAAGTAAG